Proteins from a genomic interval of Diaminobutyricimonas aerilata:
- a CDS encoding cold-shock protein, with translation MATGTVKWFNSEKGFGFIAPSDGSPDVFAHYSAIAADGYRNLEENQRVEFDTAQGPRGLQASNIRPA, from the coding sequence ATGGCTACCGGCACCGTCAAGTGGTTCAACTCCGAAAAGGGCTTCGGCTTCATCGCGCCGAGCGACGGCTCCCCCGACGTGTTCGCGCACTACAGCGCGATCGCGGCCGACGGGTACCGCAACCTCGAGGAGAACCAGCGCGTCGAGTTCGACACCGCCCAGGGCCCCCGCGGCCTGCAGGCGTCGAACATCCGACCCGCCTGA
- a CDS encoding ParA family protein, producing the protein MHVLSVSSLKGGVGKTTVTLGLTSAAFAKGLRTLVVDLDPQSDVSTGMDITVAGHLNVADVLASPKEKIVRAAIAPSGWTKGRPGKIDVMVGSPSAINFDGPHPSIREIWKLEEALANVESDYDLVLIDCAPSLNALTRTAWAASDRVTVVTEPGLFSVAAADRALRAIEEIRRGLSPRLQPLGIIVNRARVQSLEHQFRIKELRDMFGPLVLSPQLPERTSLQQAQGAAKPLHVWPGESAQEMARNFDQLLERVMRTAKIPDPASAAPQIVR; encoded by the coding sequence ATGCACGTACTGAGCGTCAGCTCCCTCAAGGGGGGCGTGGGCAAGACCACGGTGACGCTCGGTCTCACCTCGGCGGCCTTCGCGAAGGGGCTGCGCACGCTCGTCGTCGATCTCGATCCGCAGTCGGACGTGTCGACCGGTATGGACATCACCGTCGCCGGTCACCTCAACGTCGCCGACGTGCTGGCCTCCCCCAAGGAGAAGATCGTGCGCGCGGCCATCGCCCCGTCCGGTTGGACCAAGGGCCGCCCGGGGAAGATCGACGTCATGGTGGGATCCCCGTCCGCGATCAACTTCGACGGGCCGCATCCGAGCATCCGGGAGATCTGGAAACTCGAGGAGGCGCTGGCCAACGTCGAGTCGGACTACGACCTCGTGCTCATCGACTGCGCCCCGTCCCTCAACGCGCTCACGCGCACCGCGTGGGCGGCGAGCGATCGGGTGACCGTCGTGACCGAGCCCGGGTTGTTCTCCGTCGCGGCGGCGGATCGCGCGCTGCGCGCGATCGAGGAGATCCGTCGCGGTCTCTCGCCCCGTCTCCAGCCGCTCGGCATCATCGTCAACCGCGCCCGGGTGCAGTCGCTCGAGCACCAGTTCCGCATCAAGGAACTGCGCGACATGTTCGGCCCGCTCGTGCTCTCCCCGCAGCTGCCGGAGCGCACCTCCCTGCAGCAGGCCCAGGGCGCGGCGAAGCCGCTGCACGTGTGGCCCGGGGAGAGTGCGCAGGAGATGGCCCGCAACTTCGATCAACTGCTCGAACGGGTCATGCGCACGGCGAAGATCCCCGACCCGGCATCCGCCGCACCGCAGATCGTTCGCTGA
- a CDS encoding MerR family transcriptional regulator, translated as MSELSQNGESRYDLGLLFTDGMPELDDASGYRGAVAARAAGISYRQLDYWARTQLVEPTIRGAAGSGSQRLYGFRDILVLKLVKRLLDTGISLQQIRIAVNQLREAGISDLAQTTLMSDGASVYLCTSNDEVIDLVSRGQGVFGIAVGKVLREVETSLVELDSTPGADPMDELAARRATRAS; from the coding sequence ATGAGCGAACTCAGCCAGAACGGCGAATCCCGCTACGACCTGGGGCTGCTCTTCACCGACGGCATGCCCGAGCTCGACGACGCCTCCGGGTACCGCGGGGCGGTCGCCGCACGCGCCGCCGGCATCAGCTACCGCCAGCTGGATTACTGGGCCCGCACGCAGCTCGTCGAGCCCACCATCCGCGGTGCGGCCGGCTCGGGCTCGCAGCGGCTCTACGGCTTCCGCGACATCCTCGTGCTCAAGCTCGTCAAGCGCCTGCTCGACACCGGCATCTCGCTGCAGCAGATCCGCATTGCCGTCAACCAGCTCCGCGAGGCCGGCATCAGCGACCTCGCCCAGACGACCCTCATGAGCGACGGCGCGAGCGTCTACCTCTGCACCTCGAACGACGAGGTCATCGACCTCGTCAGCCGCGGGCAGGGCGTGTTCGGCATCGCCGTCGGCAAGGTGCTGCGCGAGGTCGAGACGAGCCTCGTGGAGCTCGACTCCACGCCCGGGGCCGACCCCATGGATGAACTCGCCGCCCGTCGGGCCACCCGCGCCTCCTGA
- a CDS encoding CDP-alcohol phosphatidyltransferase family protein has product MGSVPERIVSDRVLTVPNALSFVRLLLVPVFLVLIVRGEDMWALIVLVISTVTDFFDGVIARRFGQITRLGQLLDPAADRLFIFAAVIGLAVRDVVPWWLMILLISRDLLLVVLGIVLANHGFGPLPVHHLGKFATFALFYAFPVLMLGQAVPETAAIAVPIGWAFALWGAFLYWWAGIVYTMETARVIRSPRPQAVPASDTLNG; this is encoded by the coding sequence GTGGGATCGGTGCCGGAGCGGATCGTGAGCGACAGGGTGCTCACGGTGCCGAACGCGCTCAGTTTCGTGCGGCTGCTGCTCGTGCCCGTGTTCCTCGTGCTGATTGTGCGCGGCGAGGACATGTGGGCCCTCATCGTGCTCGTGATCTCGACCGTCACCGACTTCTTCGACGGCGTCATCGCCCGTCGCTTCGGGCAGATCACCCGGCTCGGGCAGCTGCTCGATCCCGCCGCCGACCGCTTGTTCATCTTCGCGGCCGTCATCGGCCTCGCCGTGCGCGATGTCGTGCCCTGGTGGCTGATGATCCTGCTGATCTCGCGCGACCTGCTGCTCGTCGTGCTGGGCATCGTGCTCGCGAACCACGGGTTCGGTCCGCTGCCGGTGCACCACCTCGGCAAGTTCGCGACGTTCGCCCTGTTCTACGCCTTCCCCGTGCTCATGCTCGGCCAGGCGGTGCCCGAGACGGCCGCGATCGCGGTGCCCATCGGGTGGGCCTTCGCCCTGTGGGGGGCGTTCCTGTACTGGTGGGCGGGCATCGTCTACACGATGGAGACGGCCCGCGTCATCCGCTCACCGCGGCCGCAGGCGGTCCCGGCATCAGATACGCTGAACGGCTAA
- a CDS encoding FHA domain-containing protein, producing the protein MVDPRHDDNDVPAQRRSAADTTVHYQDDFSAQLAAMQAGASTEEHDAITALPSGSALLVVRRGPNAGARFLLDTDSSIAGRHPDADIFLDDVTVSRRHAEFTRSEGTFQVRDLGSLNGTYYDGVRIESAQLHDGAEVQVGKFRLTFYASRADLAAPAAQ; encoded by the coding sequence ATGGTCGATCCCCGCCACGACGACAATGACGTCCCCGCGCAGCGCCGGTCGGCCGCCGACACGACGGTCCACTACCAGGACGACTTCAGCGCGCAGCTCGCCGCCATGCAGGCCGGCGCCTCGACCGAGGAGCACGACGCGATCACCGCGCTGCCCTCGGGCTCAGCGCTGCTCGTCGTGCGACGTGGACCGAACGCCGGCGCCCGCTTCCTGCTCGACACCGATTCCTCGATCGCCGGCCGTCACCCCGACGCCGACATCTTCCTCGACGACGTGACCGTGTCGCGCCGTCACGCGGAGTTCACGCGATCTGAGGGCACGTTCCAGGTGCGCGATCTCGGTTCGCTCAACGGCACGTACTACGACGGTGTCCGCATCGAGAGCGCGCAACTGCACGACGGCGCCGAGGTGCAGGTCGGCAAGTTCCGCCTCACCTTCTACGCCTCCCGGGCCGACCTCGCGGCTCCGGCGGCTCAGTAG
- a CDS encoding fatty acid desaturase family protein, which translates to MFLISSAYSLPAGRLGAVRSPKPRTPGAVPVTQSYTAVSRVVKESGLLNRTRWFYGVLGLGLVLALGGAITGFILLGDSWFQLLIAGALGLIFTQFAFLAHEASHRQILQSGPANDRIGRFIAAFVVGISYAWWMTKHTRHHANPNRVGKDPDIEIDTISFIEQDAAKQKGLSALITRKQGYLFFPLLTFEGANLHVRSIATLFSKEPVKGRWIELGLLATRFALYFTVIFMMLPLGMAFAFVGVQLAVFGVYMGASFAPNHKGMPIVGRDEKLDFFTKQVRTSRNISGGWWASALMGGLNYQVEHHLFPNMPRPHLAKAREIVREHCRTLDVPYTETTLVRSYAIVIAYLNRVGLSARDPFDCPMVNQFRRV; encoded by the coding sequence ATATTCCTCATCTCTTCCGCCTATTCCCTTCCCGCCGGACGCCTCGGTGCGGTCCGATCGCCGAAGCCCCGCACCCCCGGTGCGGTTCCCGTCACCCAGTCCTACACCGCGGTCTCCCGCGTCGTGAAGGAGTCGGGCCTGCTGAACCGCACGCGGTGGTTCTACGGTGTGCTCGGACTGGGGCTCGTCCTCGCCCTCGGCGGCGCCATCACCGGCTTCATCCTGCTCGGCGACAGCTGGTTCCAGCTGCTCATCGCCGGCGCGCTCGGACTGATCTTCACCCAGTTCGCCTTCCTCGCCCACGAGGCCTCCCACCGCCAGATCCTGCAGTCGGGCCCGGCCAACGACCGCATCGGCCGCTTCATCGCCGCCTTCGTCGTCGGCATCAGCTACGCGTGGTGGATGACGAAGCACACGCGACACCATGCCAACCCGAACCGGGTCGGTAAGGACCCGGACATCGAGATCGACACGATCTCGTTCATCGAGCAGGACGCGGCGAAGCAGAAGGGCCTGTCGGCTCTCATCACCCGCAAGCAGGGCTACCTGTTCTTCCCGCTCCTCACCTTCGAGGGCGCCAATCTGCACGTGCGATCGATCGCCACGCTCTTCTCCAAGGAGCCTGTCAAGGGTCGTTGGATCGAGCTGGGACTGCTCGCGACGCGCTTCGCGCTCTACTTCACCGTCATCTTCATGATGCTCCCGCTGGGTATGGCGTTCGCCTTCGTCGGTGTGCAGCTGGCCGTCTTCGGCGTGTACATGGGTGCCTCGTTCGCCCCCAACCACAAGGGCATGCCGATCGTCGGTCGCGACGAGAAGCTGGACTTCTTCACCAAGCAGGTGCGCACCTCGCGCAACATCTCCGGCGGCTGGTGGGCGTCCGCGCTCATGGGCGGTCTGAACTACCAGGTCGAGCACCACCTGTTCCCCAACATGCCCCGACCGCACCTCGCCAAGGCGCGCGAGATCGTGCGGGAGCACTGCCGCACGCTCGATGTGCCCTACACTGAGACGACGCTGGTCCGTTCGTACGCGATCGTCATCGCCTATCTCAACCGAGTCGGACTCTCTGCACGGGATCCCTTCGATTGCCCGATGGTCAATCAGTTCCGCCGCGTCTAG
- a CDS encoding MerR family transcriptional regulator has protein sequence MARPAASSTASGGASLLSIGQVLARLNPEFPDLTPSKLRFLEERQLISPARTASGYRKFSNADVERLRFILSIQRDHYLPLKVIRGYLDDLDAGREPTLPGGAPAPSPSMLSSERRLSRDELIREAGATANLLADAVSASLITPSDHYGDDAVSVLRALAELQRTGIEPRHLRGFRAAAERELGLIENALMPVSRRKDASSRARAAELAREIAGQLEVVRSSLIRSALSRLNS, from the coding sequence GTGGCGCGCCCCGCCGCGTCCTCCACTGCATCCGGGGGCGCCTCCCTGTTGAGCATCGGACAGGTGCTCGCGCGCCTGAACCCGGAGTTCCCCGATCTCACCCCGTCGAAGCTGCGCTTCCTCGAGGAGCGGCAGCTGATCTCGCCGGCGCGCACGGCGTCGGGGTACCGCAAGTTCTCGAACGCCGACGTCGAGCGTCTGCGGTTCATCCTCTCGATCCAGCGCGACCACTACCTGCCGCTCAAGGTCATCCGCGGCTATCTCGACGATCTCGACGCGGGTCGTGAGCCCACCCTGCCCGGGGGCGCTCCCGCGCCGTCACCGTCGATGCTGTCGAGCGAGCGGCGGTTGTCGCGCGACGAGCTCATCCGCGAGGCCGGGGCGACGGCGAACCTGCTGGCGGACGCGGTGTCCGCTTCGCTCATCACGCCGTCGGACCACTACGGCGACGACGCCGTGTCGGTGCTGCGCGCCCTGGCCGAGCTGCAGCGCACGGGCATCGAGCCGCGCCACCTGCGGGGATTCCGGGCGGCGGCGGAGCGCGAACTGGGACTCATCGAGAACGCCCTCATGCCGGTGTCGCGTCGCAAGGACGCGTCGAGCCGGGCCCGCGCGGCGGAACTCGCCCGAGAAATAGCGGGACAGCTCGAGGTGGTACGGAGTAGCCTGATCCGATCGGCCCTCTCCCGTTTGAACTCGTGA